In Streptomyces sclerotialus, one genomic interval encodes:
- a CDS encoding asparagine synthase-related protein yields MRWLVGWSSSATGPDLTDDSRTVLPVGAHLLWGDPDPLWAVGDWRPDEVRVVQADPETRIAVFGVCGATDDQLRVGLLAARGGALRHLTAWAGSYTAVAQVGRRLTVTGDLAGARPVFHTRWAGGTAYATAALPLADLTEASLDVGHLAALLACPDAPEALGHGTPYTGVRRVPPGHALVLRGGAGEITSYEQSHSLAVSAPQLAPEQAVDGVREALVEAVRVRLAAPRHAPDPRGGPGAPGGLDPGPVPGMGPADRRAARGAPAPGVGADLSGGSASGTLALLAAGLPGQPGRLNGQGERLLAVTFNDRATNGGRAYHEAELERARSIADNPRLHHVVVAAGEEALPYADLGAGPLTDEPGPSMVFAERHRRRLLSGSADHFVGHGARQVLDAHPARLADLLLDRRRRHLLRPVTALAKADGAAAHSVSIPFTVYRAARRLARTPYGAGVSEAAGRLLGREFADEPVAGSAVDASLAALAWCRPGPAARWLTGEALAEVSVRLSDAALRAPAVGRPGQQRARAALTRHAADHRVFEQAAEVRNQRLHAPFLDNQVVLACRALPDTLRVQPGARASVLRAVLSGAGIRDLPPGWGATSHVTHAAAVRAGLRASMDDLVRLFDAPLLADAGLVEARVVRKALRAAGDGVPLPLDGLAELVSTELWLRRLLARRGTCWTGAAAPRQRAVASGVERLAL; encoded by the coding sequence ATGCGCTGGTTGGTGGGGTGGAGCAGTAGCGCCACGGGCCCTGACCTCACCGACGACAGCCGGACCGTGCTCCCCGTGGGCGCCCACCTCCTGTGGGGCGACCCCGATCCGCTCTGGGCGGTCGGCGACTGGCGTCCCGACGAGGTGCGCGTCGTACAGGCCGACCCCGAGACCCGGATCGCGGTCTTCGGGGTCTGCGGTGCCACCGACGACCAGTTGCGGGTGGGCCTGCTGGCCGCGCGCGGCGGGGCGCTGCGCCATCTCACCGCGTGGGCCGGCAGTTACACCGCCGTCGCGCAGGTGGGCCGGCGGCTCACCGTCACGGGTGATCTGGCCGGTGCCCGCCCGGTGTTCCACACGCGATGGGCGGGCGGCACGGCCTACGCGACCGCCGCTCTGCCGCTCGCCGACCTGACCGAGGCCAGTCTCGACGTGGGGCACCTGGCGGCGCTGCTGGCCTGCCCGGACGCCCCTGAGGCGCTCGGCCACGGCACGCCGTACACAGGTGTGCGGCGCGTCCCGCCCGGCCACGCCCTCGTGCTGCGCGGCGGCGCCGGCGAGATCACCTCGTACGAGCAGAGCCACTCGCTCGCCGTCTCCGCGCCGCAGCTCGCTCCCGAACAGGCCGTGGACGGCGTACGGGAGGCGCTGGTGGAGGCCGTACGCGTGCGTCTGGCGGCCCCGCGGCACGCACCCGACCCGCGCGGCGGCCCGGGCGCTCCCGGCGGCCTGGACCCCGGTCCGGTGCCGGGGATGGGCCCGGCGGACCGGCGGGCCGCACGCGGTGCCCCGGCGCCCGGTGTCGGCGCCGACCTGTCCGGCGGCAGCGCTTCGGGCACCCTCGCGCTGCTCGCGGCCGGCCTGCCGGGGCAGCCGGGGCGGCTCAACGGGCAGGGCGAGCGGCTGCTCGCGGTGACCTTCAACGACCGGGCCACCAACGGCGGCCGGGCGTACCACGAGGCCGAGCTGGAGCGCGCCCGCAGCATCGCGGACAACCCCCGGCTGCACCACGTGGTCGTCGCGGCGGGAGAGGAGGCGCTGCCGTACGCGGACCTCGGGGCCGGCCCGCTCACGGACGAGCCGGGGCCCTCGATGGTCTTCGCCGAGCGGCATCGCAGGAGGCTGCTCTCGGGGAGCGCCGACCACTTCGTGGGGCACGGCGCACGACAGGTGCTGGACGCCCATCCGGCGCGCCTGGCGGACCTGTTGCTGGACCGGCGGCGACGGCATCTGCTGCGCCCCGTCACGGCGCTGGCCAAGGCCGACGGCGCGGCCGCGCACTCGGTGTCCATTCCGTTCACGGTCTACCGGGCCGCGCGCCGGCTGGCCCGTACGCCCTACGGGGCGGGGGTCTCCGAGGCCGCCGGGCGGCTGCTGGGGCGGGAGTTCGCCGACGAGCCGGTGGCGGGCAGCGCGGTGGACGCCTCACTGGCGGCGCTCGCGTGGTGCCGGCCCGGTCCTGCCGCGCGCTGGCTCACGGGCGAGGCGCTCGCTGAAGTATCGGTTCGGCTGAGCGACGCGGCGCTGCGCGCACCGGCCGTCGGGCGCCCCGGCCAGCAGCGGGCGCGCGCGGCACTCACCCGGCACGCCGCCGATCACCGGGTCTTCGAGCAGGCCGCCGAGGTACGGAACCAGCGCCTGCACGCCCCCTTCCTCGACAACCAGGTGGTGCTCGCCTGCCGCGCGCTCCCGGACACGCTCCGGGTGCAACCGGGGGCGCGGGCCTCGGTGTTGCGTGCCGTGCTCTCCGGCGCGGGCATCCGCGACCTGCCGCCCGGCTGGGGCGCGACCTCGCACGTGACGCACGCCGCCGCGGTACGGGCCGGGCTGCGCGCCTCGATGGACGACCTCGTCCGGCTCTTCGACGCGCCGCTGCTCGCCGACGCCGGGCTGGTGGAGGCCCGCGTCGTCCGCAAGGCGCTGCGGGCCGCCGGTGACGGTGTGCCGCTGCCGCTGGACGGCCTCGCTGAGCTGGTCTCCACGGAGCTGTGGCTGCGCCGCCTGCTCGCCCGGCGCGGCACCTGCTGGACGGGCGCGGCGGCTCCCAGGCAGCGCGCCGTCGCGAGCGGGGTCGAGCGGCTGGCGCTCTAG